The proteins below come from a single Gordonia sp. X0973 genomic window:
- a CDS encoding AraC family transcriptional regulator, whose amino-acid sequence MDALGSLLNGPRARDPLVLRMVFASPWALQVDDRSPLTVLVVTRGSMAVDHDGARSIIATGEVALFRGTEPYLLSDGVHREPIARIDENGDCVDLGDHHSVAQQMSVGVRSWGNCAPEDADTAMIVGVYRAGEVSRALLEALPQLTVVPMSDDPLRALMEAEVIRAAPGQDAILNRYLDLLLITALRRTFDSDATISGGAAWVRAYRDREVGRALRLLHNNVEEPWTVDSLAREVGLSRATLARRFTELVGEPPMKHLTSWRLALAADLLAEDKPDTLAVIADRTGYTSPFALSTAFKREYGVSPSHWRSAQ is encoded by the coding sequence ATGGATGCCCTGGGGAGCCTGCTCAACGGACCACGGGCCCGCGATCCCCTCGTGTTGCGCATGGTGTTCGCGTCTCCGTGGGCGCTCCAGGTTGACGACAGATCGCCGCTCACCGTTCTCGTAGTCACTCGAGGGTCGATGGCGGTGGATCACGACGGCGCCCGTTCGATCATCGCCACGGGTGAGGTCGCGCTGTTCCGCGGAACCGAGCCCTACCTCCTGTCCGATGGTGTGCATCGCGAACCAATCGCACGAATCGACGAGAACGGCGACTGCGTCGATCTCGGTGACCACCACAGCGTCGCCCAGCAGATGTCCGTCGGTGTGCGGTCATGGGGCAACTGCGCGCCGGAGGACGCCGACACGGCAATGATCGTCGGCGTCTACCGCGCCGGCGAGGTCAGTCGCGCATTGCTGGAGGCATTGCCGCAGCTGACGGTCGTGCCGATGAGCGACGATCCGCTGCGCGCACTGATGGAAGCCGAGGTCATCCGCGCGGCCCCCGGTCAGGACGCGATCCTCAATCGCTACCTCGACCTGCTACTGATCACCGCGTTGCGCCGCACTTTCGACAGCGACGCCACCATCTCCGGCGGAGCCGCGTGGGTCCGCGCCTACCGCGACAGGGAAGTCGGTCGCGCGCTGCGGCTGCTGCACAACAACGTCGAGGAGCCGTGGACGGTCGACTCCCTCGCCAGGGAGGTCGGCCTGTCACGTGCGACGCTGGCCCGGCGGTTCACCGAATTGGTCGGGGAGCCGCCGATGAAGCACCTCACGTCGTGGCGGCTGGCGCTGGCCGCCGACCTTCTGGCCGAGGACAAGCCCGACACTCTCGCCGTCATCGCGGACCGGACCGGCTACACCAGTCCGTTCGCGCTGAGCACCGCGTTCAAGCGTGAATACGGCGTCAGCCCGTCGCACTGGAGGTCGGCCCAGTAG
- a CDS encoding DUF1266 domain-containing protein, protein MSSPLVIPPTQPFPVGGSSESARAFRWRGDGGLTAGQQEALNVGAFLWGVNEMWCDSLDVDIAQTQARDAIAQSWGVTDAVSARMTVGRLLDGMHSSAFEVVAPLVAAIVNKTAGHDPDAHREFLAARAQFRGPSVTIDDYDALLNLRTMNVLRPVIADSYFPTHIRSWDLGRVGYVVRMSRASGYLSTDECWPMLLSAAESARSYYANWRQFAHGLVIGRTYWMALHEMNNASAAAKAAGERVHGLLMRPDSPWRRYALGQGEGGVSMVKEQPEPETTGDTTTGEQPSAPSGPQPGELGM, encoded by the coding sequence ATGTCGTCCCCCCTGGTCATCCCGCCGACGCAGCCCTTTCCCGTCGGGGGTTCTTCCGAGTCGGCCCGCGCCTTCCGTTGGCGCGGCGACGGCGGCCTCACCGCCGGGCAGCAGGAGGCCCTCAACGTCGGCGCATTCCTGTGGGGTGTCAATGAGATGTGGTGCGACAGCCTCGACGTCGACATCGCCCAAACCCAGGCGCGCGACGCGATCGCCCAGTCGTGGGGGGTCACCGACGCCGTCAGCGCGCGGATGACCGTCGGACGACTCCTCGACGGCATGCACAGCAGCGCGTTCGAGGTCGTCGCCCCCCTCGTCGCGGCCATCGTCAACAAGACGGCCGGCCACGATCCCGACGCCCACCGCGAGTTCCTGGCCGCCCGCGCGCAGTTCCGCGGACCGTCGGTGACGATCGACGACTACGACGCGCTGCTGAACCTACGCACCATGAACGTGCTGCGGCCGGTGATCGCCGATTCCTATTTCCCGACGCATATCCGGTCCTGGGACCTGGGTCGGGTCGGCTACGTCGTGCGCATGTCCCGGGCCTCGGGCTACCTCAGCACCGACGAGTGCTGGCCGATGCTGCTCTCGGCGGCCGAGTCGGCCCGCAGCTACTACGCCAACTGGCGCCAATTCGCGCACGGCCTGGTCATCGGCCGGACGTATTGGATGGCCCTGCACGAGATGAACAACGCGTCGGCGGCGGCCAAGGCGGCCGGCGAACGCGTACACGGCCTGCTGATGCGGCCGGACAGCCCGTGGCGGCGCTACGCGCTGGGTCAGGGCGAGGGCGGCGTCTCGATGGTGAAGGAACAGCCCGAGCCGGAGACCACCGGGGACACGACCACCGGCGAACAACCGAGCGCGCCCAGCGGACCGCAACCGGGCGAATTGGGCATGTAG
- a CDS encoding alpha/beta hydrolase family protein — protein sequence MGFRKGPGRSAVSKAAVGAAAVAALAVGGALALPYVGSGGSSILPVAKKSKIEAVTHGVGRTTTVVVYSASMNRQIPLTVLLPRDEKKPSPVLYLLNGAGGGEDAATWAAKTDYAQFFASKNVYVVTPIGGAFSYYTDWQRDDPVLGRNKWQTFLTKELPPLIDKQFKTTKTNGLAGISMAGTSVLNLAISAPRLYRSVAGYSGCARTSDPIGQSYIKMVVGDRGGGNVVNMWGPVGGPGWIANDPYINAARLRGTKVYLTAGSGLPGRNDTMGAKLVNNDPLALANQVVVGGLIEGGVNLCTQQMAQRLAQLRIPAKVMLRPTGTHSWGYWQDDLERTWPMIARDLRVRP from the coding sequence ATGGGATTCCGAAAGGGCCCTGGCCGCAGCGCGGTCTCGAAGGCGGCGGTCGGTGCCGCGGCGGTTGCCGCGCTCGCCGTCGGCGGTGCCCTGGCCCTGCCGTACGTCGGGTCCGGCGGGTCGTCGATCCTGCCCGTCGCCAAGAAGTCCAAGATCGAGGCGGTGACCCACGGTGTGGGCCGCACGACGACGGTGGTCGTCTACTCGGCGTCGATGAACCGACAGATCCCGCTGACCGTCCTGCTCCCGCGCGACGAGAAGAAGCCGAGTCCGGTGCTCTACCTGCTCAACGGTGCGGGCGGCGGCGAGGATGCGGCGACCTGGGCGGCCAAGACCGATTACGCGCAGTTCTTCGCGTCGAAGAATGTCTACGTCGTCACGCCGATCGGCGGGGCGTTCTCGTACTACACCGACTGGCAGCGCGACGACCCGGTGCTCGGGCGCAACAAATGGCAGACCTTCCTGACCAAGGAACTTCCGCCGCTGATCGACAAGCAGTTCAAGACCACCAAGACCAACGGTCTGGCCGGCATCTCGATGGCCGGGACGTCGGTGCTCAACCTCGCGATCTCCGCGCCGCGGCTCTACCGGTCGGTCGCCGGCTACAGCGGGTGTGCGCGGACGTCGGACCCGATCGGGCAATCGTACATCAAGATGGTCGTCGGCGACCGTGGCGGCGGCAACGTCGTCAACATGTGGGGACCGGTCGGCGGTCCCGGCTGGATCGCCAATGACCCGTACATCAACGCCGCCCGCCTGCGCGGCACGAAGGTCTACCTGACCGCGGGCAGTGGATTGCCCGGCCGCAACGACACCATGGGCGCGAAGCTCGTCAACAACGACCCGTTGGCGCTGGCCAACCAGGTCGTCGTCGGCGGTCTCATCGAGGGAGGCGTGAACCTCTGCACCCAGCAGATGGCGCAGCGGCTGGCACAGTTGCGGATTCCGGCGAAGGTCATGCTCCGTCCGACCGGCACGCACTCGTGGGGTTATTGGCAGGACGACCTCGAGCGCACCTGGCCGATGATCGCTCGCGACCTGCGCGTACGCCCCTAG
- a CDS encoding ATP-dependent Clp protease ATP-binding subunit → MFERFTDRARRVVVLAQEEARMLNHNYIGTEHILLGLIHEGEGVAAKALESLGISLEAVRTQVEEIIGQGQQAPAGHIPFTPRAKKVLELSLREALQLGHNYIGTEHILLGLIREGEGVAAQVLVKLGADLNKVRQQVIQLLSGYQGKEPQEAGTGGRSSEAGTPSTSLVLDQFGRNLTAAAGEGKLDPVIGREKEIERVMQVLSRRTKNNPVLIGEPGVGKTAVVEGLAQAIVNGDVPETLKDKQLYTLDLGSLVAGSRYRGDFEERLKKVLKEINTRGDIILFIDELHTLVGAGAAEGAIDAASILKPKLARGELQTIGATTLDEYRKYIEKDAALERRFQPVQVGEPSVEHTIEILKGLRDRYEAHHRVSITDGALAAAASLADRYINDRFLPDKAIDLIDEAGARMRIRRMTAPPDLREFDEKIADARKEKESAIDAQDFEKAASLRDKEKQLVAQRAEREKQWRSGDMDVVAEVDDEQIAEVLGNWTGIPVFKLTEEETTRLLRMEDELHKRIIGQEDAVKAVSKAIRRTRAGLKDPKRPSGSFIFAGPSGVGKTELSKALANFLFGEDDALIQIDMGEFHDRFTASRLFGAPPGYVGYEEGGQLTEKVRRKPFSVVLFDEIEKAHPEIYNSLLQVLEDGRLTDGQGRTVDFKNTVLIFTSNLGTSDISKAVGMGFSKSNDNDSQYERMKQKVNDELKKHFRPEFLNRIDDVIVFHQLTSDQIIEMVDLMIGRVETQLKAKDIELELTEKAKQLLAKRGFDPVLGARPLRRTIQREIEDQLSEKILFNEVTPGQIVVVDVDGWDGEDDGDGATFTFTGSEKPRAVPDAPAELTEVGDATGEAS, encoded by the coding sequence ATGTTCGAACGGTTCACCGACCGCGCACGCCGGGTTGTCGTCCTGGCGCAAGAAGAGGCGCGGATGCTCAATCACAACTACATCGGCACCGAGCACATCCTGCTCGGCCTCATCCACGAGGGTGAGGGCGTCGCCGCCAAGGCACTCGAGTCCCTCGGGATCTCGCTGGAGGCCGTGCGCACGCAGGTCGAGGAGATCATCGGCCAGGGCCAGCAGGCACCGGCGGGGCACATCCCGTTCACGCCGCGGGCCAAGAAGGTGCTGGAGCTCTCGCTGCGCGAGGCCCTGCAGCTCGGCCACAACTACATCGGCACCGAGCACATCCTGCTCGGCCTCATCCGCGAGGGTGAGGGCGTCGCCGCCCAGGTGCTGGTCAAGCTCGGCGCCGACCTGAACAAGGTCCGCCAGCAGGTCATCCAGCTGCTCTCCGGCTACCAGGGCAAGGAGCCGCAGGAGGCGGGCACCGGCGGTCGCAGCAGCGAGGCGGGCACCCCGTCGACCTCGCTGGTCCTCGACCAGTTCGGCCGCAACCTGACCGCAGCAGCCGGGGAGGGCAAGCTCGACCCGGTCATCGGCCGCGAGAAGGAAATCGAGCGGGTCATGCAGGTGCTGAGCCGCCGCACCAAGAACAACCCGGTGCTGATCGGCGAGCCCGGCGTCGGCAAGACCGCCGTCGTCGAAGGGCTGGCGCAGGCCATCGTCAACGGCGACGTGCCAGAGACGCTCAAGGACAAGCAGCTCTACACGCTCGACCTCGGGTCGCTGGTCGCGGGCAGCCGCTACCGCGGTGACTTCGAAGAGCGCCTGAAGAAGGTGCTCAAGGAGATCAACACCCGCGGCGACATCATCCTGTTCATCGACGAACTGCACACGCTCGTCGGGGCGGGTGCCGCCGAGGGCGCGATCGACGCCGCGTCGATCCTGAAGCCGAAGCTGGCCCGCGGCGAGCTGCAGACCATCGGCGCCACCACGCTCGACGAGTACCGCAAGTACATCGAGAAGGACGCCGCCCTGGAGCGCCGCTTCCAGCCGGTTCAGGTCGGCGAGCCCTCGGTGGAGCACACCATCGAGATCCTCAAGGGTTTGCGCGACCGCTACGAGGCGCACCACCGGGTGTCCATCACCGACGGTGCGCTGGCCGCGGCCGCGTCGCTGGCCGACCGCTACATCAACGACCGGTTCCTGCCGGACAAGGCGATCGACCTCATCGACGAGGCGGGAGCGCGCATGCGCATCCGCCGGATGACCGCACCGCCAGACCTGCGCGAGTTCGACGAGAAGATCGCCGACGCGCGCAAGGAGAAGGAATCGGCGATCGACGCCCAGGACTTCGAGAAGGCGGCCAGCCTGCGCGACAAGGAGAAGCAGCTCGTCGCGCAGCGCGCCGAGCGCGAGAAGCAGTGGCGCAGCGGCGACATGGATGTCGTGGCCGAGGTCGACGACGAGCAGATCGCCGAGGTCCTCGGCAACTGGACCGGCATCCCGGTGTTCAAGCTCACCGAGGAGGAGACCACGCGTCTGCTCCGCATGGAGGACGAGCTGCACAAGCGGATCATCGGCCAGGAGGACGCGGTCAAGGCCGTCTCCAAGGCGATCCGCCGTACGCGTGCCGGCCTGAAGGATCCGAAGCGCCCGTCGGGCTCGTTCATCTTCGCCGGTCCGTCCGGTGTCGGTAAGACCGAGCTGTCCAAGGCGCTGGCGAACTTCCTGTTCGGCGAGGACGACGCGCTCATCCAGATCGACATGGGCGAGTTCCACGACCGCTTCACCGCGTCGCGGCTGTTCGGTGCCCCTCCCGGGTACGTCGGCTACGAAGAGGGCGGCCAGCTCACCGAGAAGGTGCGCCGCAAGCCGTTCTCGGTCGTGCTGTTCGACGAGATCGAGAAGGCCCACCCGGAGATCTACAACTCGCTGTTGCAGGTCCTCGAGGACGGTCGTCTCACCGACGGTCAGGGTCGCACGGTCGACTTCAAGAACACCGTGCTGATCTTCACGTCGAACCTGGGCACCTCCGACATCTCGAAGGCCGTCGGCATGGGCTTCTCGAAGTCCAACGACAACGATTCGCAGTACGAGCGGATGAAGCAGAAGGTCAACGACGAGCTGAAGAAGCACTTCCGCCCGGAGTTCCTGAACCGCATCGACGACGTGATCGTGTTCCACCAGCTGACGAGCGACCAGATCATCGAGATGGTCGACCTGATGATCGGCCGTGTCGAGACGCAGCTCAAGGCCAAGGACATCGAGCTGGAGCTGACCGAGAAGGCCAAGCAGCTGCTGGCCAAGCGCGGCTTCGACCCGGTGCTGGGCGCCCGCCCGCTGCGTCGCACGATTCAGCGCGAGATCGAGGACCAGCTCTCGGAGAAGATCCTGTTCAACGAGGTCACCCCCGGTCAGATCGTCGTGGTGGACGTCGACGGCTGGGACGGCGAGGACGACGGCGACGGTGCGACGTTCACCTTCACCGGTTCGGAGAAGCCCCGTGCTGTTCCCGACGCCCCGGCCGAGCTGACCGAGGTCGGCGACGCCACCGGCGAAGCGAGCTAG
- the purS gene encoding phosphoribosylformylglycinamidine synthase subunit PurS, with protein MARVVVDVMPKTEILDPQGQAIVGALARLGFEGISDVRQGKRFELEVGDAVDDAALEKIAADVLANTVIEDYTVTRVQVKA; from the coding sequence ATGGCACGTGTGGTGGTTGACGTGATGCCCAAAACGGAGATCCTCGATCCGCAGGGGCAGGCCATCGTCGGTGCCCTCGCCCGACTGGGCTTCGAGGGGATCTCCGACGTCCGGCAGGGCAAGCGATTCGAACTCGAGGTCGGCGACGCCGTCGACGACGCGGCGCTGGAGAAGATCGCCGCCGACGTCCTGGCCAACACCGTCATCGAGGACTACACCGTCACGCGCGTCCAGGTGAAGGCCTGA
- a CDS encoding MarR family winged helix-turn-helix transcriptional regulator, whose protein sequence is MHSKPASNTTSADRVFTALSSLFERLMCAAKSESMSEVAEIDLTFSQFRTMMELGTRSCAMSVNELADAVHLSVAATGRAVDRLVSMGFTDRREDPADRRVKRISLTDRGHQFVTTAINGREDVLRSVCQRLPADVADGLTDALDPVLNGETDYFAHLELPTES, encoded by the coding sequence GTGCACTCCAAACCTGCTTCGAACACCACCAGCGCTGATCGGGTCTTCACGGCCCTGTCGTCGCTGTTCGAGCGGCTCATGTGCGCGGCGAAATCGGAGTCGATGTCCGAGGTCGCGGAAATCGACCTGACATTCTCCCAGTTCCGAACCATGATGGAGCTGGGAACCCGCTCGTGCGCCATGTCGGTCAACGAATTGGCCGACGCGGTACATCTCTCGGTGGCCGCCACCGGGCGGGCCGTGGACCGACTGGTCAGCATGGGCTTCACCGACCGGCGGGAAGACCCCGCCGACCGTCGGGTGAAGCGGATTTCACTCACCGATCGCGGACACCAGTTCGTGACAACCGCCATCAACGGTCGCGAAGACGTCCTTCGGAGCGTCTGCCAGCGTCTGCCCGCCGATGTCGCAGACGGGCTGACCGACGCACTCGACCCGGTTCTCAACGGCGAGACCGACTACTTCGCCCACCTCGAACTCCCCACAGAAAGCTGA
- the purQ gene encoding phosphoribosylformylglycinamidine synthase subunit PurQ, whose amino-acid sequence MAATGSGARIGVITFPGTLDDVDAARAVRRAGAEAVSLWHADADLKDVDAVVVPGGFSYGDYMRAGAIASLAPVMRSVVDAARSGTPVLGICNGFQILCEAGLLPGALTRNQGLHFVCRDQWLKVENTSSAWTSRFEQGAEILVPLKSGEGRYVASEAVLDELEGEGRVAFTYAGDNVNGSMRSIAGVTSADGRVVGLMPHPEHATEALTGPSDDGLGLFYSVLDAVLAKA is encoded by the coding sequence ATGGCCGCAACGGGTAGCGGCGCGCGGATCGGCGTCATCACCTTCCCCGGCACCCTCGACGACGTCGACGCGGCGCGTGCGGTTCGTCGGGCGGGTGCCGAGGCCGTCTCGCTGTGGCATGCCGACGCCGACCTCAAGGATGTCGACGCGGTCGTCGTCCCGGGCGGCTTCTCCTACGGCGACTACATGCGCGCCGGTGCCATCGCGAGCCTCGCGCCGGTGATGCGGTCGGTCGTCGACGCGGCCCGCTCGGGCACCCCGGTGCTGGGCATCTGCAACGGCTTCCAGATCCTCTGCGAGGCGGGTCTGCTCCCCGGTGCGCTCACCCGCAACCAGGGCCTGCACTTCGTCTGCCGCGACCAGTGGCTCAAGGTGGAGAACACCTCCTCGGCGTGGACCTCGCGTTTCGAGCAGGGGGCGGAGATCCTCGTCCCGCTCAAGTCGGGGGAGGGGCGCTACGTCGCCAGCGAGGCCGTGCTCGACGAACTCGAGGGCGAGGGACGGGTCGCCTTCACCTACGCCGGCGACAACGTGAACGGCTCGATGCGCTCGATCGCGGGCGTGACCAGCGCCGACGGGCGCGTCGTCGGGCTGATGCCGCATCCCGAGCACGCCACCGAGGCGCTCACCGGGCCCAGCGACGATGGACTCGGCCTGTTCTACTCGGTGCTCGACGCGGTGCTGGCCAAGGCCTGA
- a CDS encoding M18 family aminopeptidase, translating into MAAPAVSTSASAEGLGAFIDASPSPFHVCATVAAELGDAGFVELFETAQWPAERGRYFVRRGGSIIAWQSGAGSAASGPNHAGAGSAAFRIVGGHTDSPNLRVKQHFDRTAVGLATVALEPYGGAWLNSWLDRDLGLSGRVSVLGDGGPVERLVKFDEPLLRVPQLAIHLSEDRKGVTLDPQRHVDALWSTDAEGAGLREYLAAELGVSGGDLLGWELMAHDVEPSRIVGSQRDLFSAPRLDNQVTCYTGLRALLDAGETTAPVPSTLMLALFDHEEVGSASHRGAASDFLATVCERIVLSGGGDREHYLRAMAGSICASGDMAHATHPNYPDRHEPGHHIVLGGGPVLKVNQNLRYASDAVGAGAFEQACRLAGVPLQRYVHRADLPCGSTIGPITATRTGLVTVDVGAPQLAMHSARELMAVADVPLYSAALAAFFRT; encoded by the coding sequence ATGGCAGCGCCCGCCGTCTCCACCAGCGCGTCGGCGGAAGGCCTCGGTGCCTTCATCGACGCATCCCCGTCGCCGTTCCACGTGTGTGCGACGGTGGCCGCCGAACTCGGCGACGCCGGTTTCGTCGAGCTGTTCGAGACGGCGCAGTGGCCCGCCGAGCGCGGTCGGTACTTCGTGCGCCGCGGCGGTTCGATCATCGCTTGGCAGTCCGGCGCCGGGAGCGCAGCGAGCGGGCCGAATCATGCCGGTGCCGGGAGTGCGGCGTTCCGCATCGTCGGCGGACACACCGATAGCCCCAACCTGCGGGTGAAGCAGCATTTCGACCGCACCGCCGTCGGCCTTGCGACGGTGGCGCTGGAACCCTACGGCGGCGCCTGGCTCAACTCGTGGCTCGACCGCGATCTCGGCCTGTCCGGTCGGGTGTCGGTGCTCGGCGACGGCGGACCCGTCGAGCGGTTGGTGAAATTCGACGAGCCGCTGCTGCGCGTCCCGCAATTGGCGATTCACCTGTCCGAGGACCGCAAAGGGGTGACCCTCGACCCGCAGCGCCACGTCGACGCCCTCTGGTCGACCGATGCCGAAGGTGCCGGGCTGCGCGAATATCTCGCCGCCGAACTCGGCGTCTCGGGCGGGGATCTGCTCGGCTGGGAACTGATGGCCCACGACGTGGAGCCCAGCCGCATCGTCGGCTCGCAGCGGGATCTGTTCAGCGCCCCGCGGCTGGACAACCAGGTCACCTGCTACACGGGTCTGCGCGCACTGCTCGACGCGGGTGAGACCACCGCGCCCGTGCCGTCGACGCTGATGCTGGCCTTGTTCGACCACGAGGAGGTCGGCAGCGCGTCGCATCGCGGCGCCGCGTCGGATTTTCTGGCGACCGTGTGCGAGCGGATCGTGCTGTCCGGCGGCGGCGACCGCGAACACTATCTGCGCGCGATGGCCGGCAGCATCTGCGCGTCGGGCGACATGGCACACGCGACGCATCCCAACTACCCCGACCGCCACGAGCCCGGCCACCACATCGTGCTCGGCGGCGGCCCGGTGCTGAAGGTGAACCAGAACCTGCGCTACGCCTCCGACGCCGTCGGCGCCGGTGCGTTCGAGCAGGCCTGTCGCCTGGCGGGAGTGCCGTTGCAGCGCTACGTCCATCGCGCCGATCTGCCCTGTGGCTCGACGATCGGCCCGATCACCGCGACCCGCACTGGTCTGGTCACCGTCGACGTGGGCGCCCCGCAGCTGGCCATGCACAGCGCGCGGGAGCTGATGGCGGTCGCCGACGTGCCGCTCTACTCCGCCGCCCTTGCGGCCTTCTTCCGCACTTGA
- a CDS encoding DUF1772 domain-containing protein → MSAVRTVAVVAAILSSGLVAGLFAAFAYSVMPGMNRAQSAAAVDVMQRINTAILNPVFGVLFGGGLIVAIIAAAVSWNDGLRWWTLGALVCYVVGVLITVMLNVPLNDLLARAGTPTTASEANRVWSAFAGEWARWNVARLVAHLTGFALLVVGLASR, encoded by the coding sequence ATGAGCGCCGTGCGGACGGTCGCGGTCGTCGCCGCGATCCTCTCGTCCGGACTGGTGGCCGGCCTGTTCGCCGCGTTCGCCTACTCGGTGATGCCGGGGATGAACCGGGCACAGTCGGCGGCGGCCGTCGATGTCATGCAGCGGATCAACACGGCGATACTCAACCCGGTCTTCGGTGTGCTGTTCGGCGGCGGGCTAATCGTCGCGATCATTGCCGCAGCGGTGAGCTGGAATGACGGGCTTCGATGGTGGACCCTCGGCGCGCTGGTCTGCTATGTGGTCGGCGTCCTGATCACCGTGATGCTCAACGTGCCGCTGAACGATCTGCTTGCGCGCGCCGGCACCCCGACAACCGCGTCCGAGGCCAATCGGGTGTGGTCGGCCTTCGCCGGCGAGTGGGCGCGGTGGAACGTTGCGCGGCTCGTCGCCCATCTCACCGGGTTCGCACTGCTCGTTGTCGGCTTGGCCTCCCGCTGA
- a CDS encoding glutathione peroxidase: MADVKSIPVTALDGSALDLKSFDGPLLVVNVASKCGLTPQYAKLEELAKTYGPRGLTVVGMPCNQFMGQEPGTADEIATFCSTTYGVTFPLLEKADVNGDDRHPLYTALTAAADADGEAGDIQWNFEKFLVGSDGDVVARFRPRTEPDAPEVISAIEAAL; this comes from the coding sequence ATGGCCGATGTAAAGAGCATTCCCGTCACCGCCCTCGATGGATCCGCGCTGGACCTGAAGTCCTTCGACGGTCCGCTTCTGGTCGTCAACGTCGCCAGCAAATGCGGCCTGACCCCGCAATACGCGAAGCTCGAGGAACTCGCCAAGACCTACGGTCCGCGCGGGCTGACGGTCGTCGGGATGCCGTGCAACCAGTTCATGGGACAGGAGCCGGGCACCGCCGACGAGATCGCCACTTTCTGCTCCACCACCTACGGCGTCACGTTCCCGCTGCTGGAGAAGGCCGACGTCAACGGCGACGACCGCCACCCGCTCTACACCGCGCTCACCGCGGCGGCCGACGCCGACGGCGAGGCCGGCGACATCCAATGGAACTTCGAGAAGTTCCTTGTCGGATCCGACGGCGACGTCGTTGCCCGGTTCCGCCCGCGCACCGAGCCCGACGCACCCGAGGTGATCAGCGCCATCGAGGCGGCGCTGTAG
- the kstR gene encoding cholesterol catabolism transcriptional regulator KstR, translating to MARTATAKVDADERIDAPIVDETPASGATGGSSAQRERRRRILDATLALASKGGYDAVQMRTVAEKADVAVGTLYRYFPSKVHLLVTALSREFERVEARVDRSQLPGKNGVERLRTVLDMITVAMQRDPLLTEAMTRAFMFADASATAEVDNVANTIDRLFAGAIVGVEREPDEEDFAIARVIADVWMSNLVQWLTRRASATDVTNRMELTVRLLLKGREG from the coding sequence ATGGCACGAACCGCAACCGCCAAGGTCGACGCCGATGAGCGCATCGACGCGCCCATCGTCGACGAGACCCCCGCCAGCGGTGCCACCGGCGGGTCGTCAGCCCAGCGCGAACGCCGGCGCCGCATCCTCGACGCGACGCTCGCCCTCGCCTCCAAGGGCGGCTACGACGCCGTCCAGATGCGCACGGTGGCCGAGAAGGCCGACGTCGCCGTCGGCACCCTGTACCGCTACTTTCCGTCGAAGGTCCACCTGCTGGTCACGGCGCTCTCCCGCGAGTTCGAGCGCGTCGAAGCCCGCGTCGACCGGTCACAGCTCCCCGGCAAGAACGGCGTCGAGCGCCTGCGCACCGTGCTGGACATGATCACCGTCGCGATGCAGCGCGACCCACTGCTCACCGAGGCTATGACCCGCGCCTTTATGTTCGCCGACGCCTCGGCGACCGCGGAGGTCGACAACGTGGCCAACACCATCGACCGGCTATTCGCCGGGGCGATCGTCGGCGTCGAACGCGAGCCCGACGAAGAGGACTTCGCCATCGCGCGCGTCATCGCCGACGTGTGGATGTCGAACCTCGTCCAGTGGCTGACCCGCCGCGCGTCGGCCACCGACGTCACCAACCGGATGGAACTGACCGTCCGACTGCTGCTGAAGGGCCGCGAGGGCTGA